The following are encoded in a window of Massilia sp. R2A-15 genomic DNA:
- the aroQ gene encoding type II 3-dehydroquinate dehydratase yields the protein MKILVLNGINLNMFGKRDPAQYGTTTLAEIDDRLRTLGAELGAEITAFQTNFEGAMCERIHAAFAEDFDAVLINAGAWTHYSYGIRDALAILTVPIIELHMSNVHAREPFRHVSVFADVVKGQICGFGADSYLLALRAAVSAVQPK from the coding sequence ATGAAAATCCTGGTGCTTAACGGTATCAACCTCAACATGTTCGGCAAGCGCGATCCTGCCCAGTACGGCACGACAACGCTGGCCGAAATCGACGACCGGCTACGCACGCTCGGCGCCGAACTTGGCGCTGAAATCACCGCCTTCCAGACCAACTTCGAAGGCGCCATGTGCGAGCGCATCCACGCCGCTTTCGCCGAAGACTTCGACGCGGTGCTGATCAACGCCGGCGCCTGGACCCACTACAGCTACGGCATCCGGGACGCGCTGGCCATTCTCACCGTCCCGATCATCGAGCTGCACATGTCCAACGTCCACGCGCGCGAGCCGTTCCGCCACGTCTCGGTGTTCGCCGACGTCGTCAAGGGCCAGATTTGCGGCTTCGGCGCCGACAGCTACCTGCTGGCGCTGCGCGCCGCGGTATCGGCAGTCCAGCCGAAATAA